A window of the Planococcus citri chromosome 4, ihPlaCitr1.1, whole genome shotgun sequence genome harbors these coding sequences:
- the Polr2D gene encoding DNA-directed RNA polymerase II subunit Rpb4 yields MAAANQEVIEEDAADLQFPKEFANAETLLISEVHMLLAHRKAQNEKAEDEQELSEVFVKTFAYTDHFRKFRNRETIQSIRLLLERKKLHKFEIASIANLCPETSEEAKALIPSLECRFEDEELQQVLDEIQTKRSLQY; encoded by the exons ATGGCAGCAGCGAACCAAGAAGTGATCGAAGAAGACGCAGCAGATTTGCAATTCCCGAAAG AATTTGCTAACGCCGAAACTCTTCTAATATCTGAAGTACACATGCTTCTTGCTCATCGGAAAGCTCAAAATGAGAAAGCTGAAGATGAACAAGAGTTATCAGAAGTTTTCGTAAAAACGTTCGCGTACACCGATCATTTCAGGAAGTTTAGAAATCGAGAAACTATTCAGTCTATAAGATT attattagaaagaaaaaagttaCATAAATTTGAAATCGCTTCGATTGCTAATCTGTGCCCGGAAACGTCGGAGGAAGCTAAAGCATTGATCCCTAG TTTGGAATGTCGTTTCGAAGATGAAGAATTACAACAAGTTTTAGATGAAATTCAAACGAAGAGAAGTTTGCAGTATTGA
- the LOC135845281 gene encoding uncharacterized protein LOC135845281 produces the protein MLFIKSLIFLCSLSLGFSQKKKDFTCVPMNSCQCMFQNGLGIDLNGLNVTFNAPGTLIIFHPCSNIFPSDTVFQNHTVAMNHCEGGSSLCLYEYIDSNHSKMINLGEADSLTFQTSSDGTDTDIKLLFEYESWKTTIHLQCSPQGDLGVLDLIKMENQNIELSLVSRRSCLTRDFSEVPMSGWVVAVIIIIALVVFYFFGGAALLRIVFGNENGDIVMHQTFLMKLKDRLKGIPSYFASCCQSSRGYEEI, from the exons ATGTTGTTCATCAAAAGTTTAATATTTCTGTGTTCATTAAGTTTGGGATTTTCccaaaagaaaaaagattttaCATGTGTTCCTATGAATTCTTGTCAGTGCATGTTTCAAAATGGATTAGGCATCGACTTAAATGGATTAAA CGTGACGTTCAACGCACCCGGtacattaataatttttcatccttGTTCCAACATTTTCCCGTCAGACAccgtttttcaaaatcatacgGTAGCAATGAACCATTGCGAAGGAGGATCTTCG CTATGTTTGTATGAATATATCGATTCAAATCATTCCAAAATGATCAATTTGGGCGAAGCAGATTCATTGACGTTTCAAACTAGCTCAGATGGTACCGATACCGATATAAAGCTGTTATTCGAGTATGAGTCATG GAAAACAACGATTCATTTACAATGTTCACCTCAAGGCGATCTGGGTGTTTTGGATCTTATAAagatggaaaatcaaaatatc gAATTGTCGTTGGTATCTCGAAGATCGTGTTTAACTCGTGATTTTTCAGAGGTACCGATGAGTGGATGGGTAGTCGCTGTCATTATTATCATTGCACTCgtcgtgttttatttttttggaggagcaGCTCTACTTCGAATTGTATTCGGCAACGAAAATGGTGATATTGTTATGCATCAAacgtttttgatgaaattgaaggaTCGTTTAAAA GGGATTCCTTCTTATTTCGCTAGTTGTTGTCAATCGTCCCGTGGTTATGAAGAGATTTAG